TTGCTCAAAGCTGACTGAGATTTGGTCTAAATTCCAAAGTCATATTGCATATGTACACAAATGCCAAACCAAATAATCTAAAtaacagtgaaaacacatttcctcatTCTCATCTTTTAAAATCAACCTCCTGAATGGAAGAGAAAATACTTAAAAGTTATATCCTTTGGACTGTAAATAAATCctataaaagtaaaaaaaaaaatatcctgaCTTATagctcatgtttttttttcccccaaaaaatatCCCATCAAAAATGGACCCCCCCCCTTTGCATTTTAGTTTCTTCAATATCCATTAAGGCTGCTCTGAAGAAAACACTAAAATAATTCAGCTAGGCAAGAGAACAACTGTGCTGCAACAATAATTCCCCACTTAGAACAGTGCGATGCCGACACCTTTATTTCAGTCACAAGCACAGGTCAGTTACAAATGACCCACACCACAAGTAAAGCAAGACCCCATACCATCCTCCCAAACAGGTATTACAACAGGTGAAACAAAGGTACAAAGCAAACCCATACCCTCTGTTAACTGTCTCAACTGTTCCAGCAGAGAGGTGCGGTTACAgacctcacagtcacacacacataagcgcTGTACCGGCCTGATTAATTAGCACAGCCCAGACGAGCACTCGCTGTACATCAGGGGGCCCTGGCAAACCCAGGCGCGAGTTCTTCAGCGCCCCAGATGCGACGGCCGAGCGCTGCGCGGCTCCCGGCCCCGCTGCGGGGCGCAGCGATGCAGCGGGAGCAGGGAAGAGCGGCAGCGAGAAGCACTGTACCTGGGCAGGCAGGCTTGCATGGTCGCAGCTGAAGGTCAGCGGCTGGGGGGGCTGAGGAAGGAGCGCCGGGGAGAGACTGCAGCGGCAGGAGGGAGCggccgtgtgtgtgcgcgggaCGCccggggaggaggaagagaaggagaaggaccTCCTGTCCCATCCCATAGcaccccgccccacccctcccctcccctccataGGCAGTCAACAGCCAGACTGGCGAACGGGACGCCGGGCACTGATACGCTATCTTCGAGTGTCCCATGCACACTGCCCTGTGCGTATTTAAAGGGGCCACTCgtcagctcctcctgctcctccttctccaccctTCCTCGGAATTAAAGCCCTGTCAAGTAAGCTTCTCCTCGCAGGGGAGCGCTAAGTGTTTCAGCCTATTTAATACTCTCCGGAGGGCAGATCAGCACTCTGACAGCCGCCAGGCTTAGCTCCCCCCTCCGGCTTCTGGAGACACTTTTACCCCTTGTTCTCAACTGTACCAACTCGCTGCCTCAGAATCACAggaacagaacagagcagacacaAAGTGGAGAGGAATATGAagaatgacaaataaaatactttcaaaacTCAGATGTGAATGGGGTGAAATATCAAGGGATAAGACCGCACTTTTTCAGATATTGATAAAGGATTCTGAGAAGCACTTCGTCCTTCTCGTGGCTCTCTTCCCTTGATATCCATCTTCGTCTCGAGTTTCCTTTTGCTTCTTTTAGCCTCTGGTCCTTTCATACCTCTTGTAGATGGAGAATCTGTCTCCCTTGGGAAATAAGAGTCTATCCACTCTTGTAAAACAGCACACTTTTCAAGCTCTTTTAGGTCGCaagaacagacatttttatacGTGTACGTTTGCCATTTATGTCCCATGCTGGCAAAGTCTCTGCAATGGAATTTAATCGGTACAGTTTGCAGAGGTATTGGGGAGAAAAAAGTGGGTTAAGACAAATAGCACACAGTCAAAAGAAATACTCTTAGCATTGGGGACATAATGCAAACCTCGAGCAAAGCCAAAAACGTTCAGATCAGAAACCTGCAGAGATGCCCCAGCTTCAGATCTGAATTTCTACTAAACAGCTGTTGGTCCTGAGTATGAAGCAGAGGACTGGAGAAGAGAAAGGATGCGTTTTAAtaatcagtctgtctgtcttgcagTTGGCCAGAAGGGCCCACAGGGACTTGATGCTGTGCTGATCTCTTGTCAGACCAGGCATGGACATTTGTAAAACCTGTATGCAAAGTGTCCATGACATGATATTTAACCTTCAAAGTTGTCCCTTTGCAACTTAACCACGATGTGCTTTCACCCTCaacttcaaataaaatgtttaaacaagTATTAGTCATTCTTACAGAACATCATGGGTTTCTGTGGTTAGTGAAACTGaagtgctaaaaaaaaaagacagtttcaATGTCAAAAGTTCAGATGTCATCATGATCAAGCCACAGCCTTAATGACTGGGGAAACTTCGTATAGACCTGAAAGCATAACATTGTtacaaacaatgcatttcatgaGCAGGCTCAACTCTTATCAGGTCTTCAGTgtttcattacatcattggGCTAGCGAGGGTTTAGCAGGGGTGAAGAACCTCATGACATTGGCATGCTCTGTGTAATCGACGACCAGCATTAACCCTTACCTGTCTCTGTCCTGCACACTGCCTCAGAACATTTCCTTCACCTTCAGCCTGACCCTGCAAGGCACTGATGCAGAACTGCTCAAATGCTACCCTGTACCTGTACAGTAGCATCCATGCACACTTCCAGGTATCTCTAACACACTGACAGTGGGTGACATTACGCTAAGCTGACTATGACTACAGAATTAGGGGACCCGGTGACTGCTCCAAATATAAAATGGTGAATTTGGGTGGCACCAGTGTCCATGAAGTGAAGAGGTACTTGAGTTACCTCTTGGATATTGACACAGAGGCTTAAATGTCTGCACACTGTGGGGGCTGGCCAGTttaaagtcacattttttttgttgccagAATGTGAAAAGCcaatgaaagagacagaggggaaaatgcaGTAGCCAGCCTgtgccactgccatcagggcAGGCGGCGCACTGCGCCAccagggtgggtgggggtgggggcgctaATCTCCAGTCTAAATGAGGAAACAGAACATGGCAGAGTACAGCAGGCCTTTCATGACCTCCGACTGCCACGGCGATACTTATCTCCCGGCAACTACCATGACAGGGCATTCAAAGGACACACACAACTACGCTGGCCTTTTTCACGGGCCGGCTTATGTGAAGTtagctgcatgtgtgtttgtgagtgtgtgtaaattCTGCTGTATGACAACATCTCCTGGTGAAAATCTAAAAAGGTCACCCCTCTGCGTTTCTCTTCTCCCTGTCAAAGGTGAGAGTATGAACAGTAATGAGCTCTAGAACCATCTCTCGGATGACTGCTTCGCAGTCCACAGGAAGTGGGTCACTACAGTGGTACTCTGCCTCTCGAGAGACAGTCAATGCGAGGTCTGGCTGCAGCTCCACATTCTAAAATCCCAGGCAGGCATGGGGGTGAAGTGGGGACTCGTATTCACTTGACAGCAAGAAAACTGAACACAAAGAAGAAATgaggagctgcacagcagtgtgtaaaaaaggaaggaacctcagtttatttaaaaagccCGTGGCAGAGATCTGAGATGCTCAATAGGTTGGGACCATGCCCTTTGCTATGGCAGTTACAGTGCACTTTCGTGTGActacagagaagagagagagaagaaagaaaagaaagtcaAACGACTACCTACCGCGGCCTTCTGCTGGCCGCAATAAGAAATTGTACATAATTCACAGATATTGCCTTTTTCCACCCATGCTTCCTCCTTTAACCCAATCCAGCCTGCTTTCACGTTGTAAATAGATGCACGATATTCTGGTCTCTCATGCCATTTcccatattttaatgtaaattctACCAACAAGatgcacaaagacaaaaaaaaacaaaggaaagccGTCTTTATGTCCGTTACACGCACGCTATTTTTGGCTCTttgtgcgtgttttttttttctgttcactgACCAATGAACTGTCTGTGACTGCAGGTCACCCCCTGCTGTCATTGGTTGGTAGTGTCCTCTGGGCCCTGTTTTGCTTTCAGATCAGTTtgccataaaaaaacaacagcgaTTTTGATTTGTGGAAAATACATGTGCAAAGACAACTGGTTTCGTAGAAAGGATTAAGGCTTCTGAGGTCGACAGTGGCATGTGGAGTCCTGAATTGTCCCTTACCTTCCCAATGTGTGCTCTGGCATCCAAAATCCATTCAGTTGAGGTAAAACTTGCGccagaatagaaaaaaaaacggagGTGTGAAGAGTTACTGTGACCGGCTTTCCCTTTCTGAAAAGGTACCTCGACCGTTGGTGATGGCTTCCCATTTTTCTCTTAACTTAGTCCATTCCTTCCAGTGAATGGGGCAGGGTGGGGTTTGAGGAACACCGCGTTATCTCCGTACGAGCATTCTactctctgcaaaaaaaaaaatagataaatatataaatgaatgaataaatcaacTCACCTTTTCCAGCAGGGCTGAGAAACTGCACAAAGTTCACATGTACGCGCACAGAGAATGCAAATGCTTTTTGGAGGAGTGTAATTAACTCCAAAATTACTCCATTTAGCCAGGTTCTCTTCTGTATGAGTCTTGCAAGCATTTTCGTTATCAGTGGCACACTGCAGCCACATTAAATTACTCCAATTAATTACCATAAATATGTTCCCTGTAGCATCGTTTTAAGTATGTACTTAAACATGGCTGTGAGTCACAGTCTTGCTCATTAGCATTGTTTTAGCAGGGTGAGTGCCTCAATTAGAAACCTTGCCTGACACAACGCATTAAGATCTGCATTGAGCCTTGACCAAAGATGGAAATTTCTAGAAATTAAGGAGAGTGGATTTTCAGGCCAAGCGAGGTCAGAAAGTCATCTTTTTAATTCATAAATTGTAACTGTAGGACTCATTAATCACTTCTATTGCCCTGTAACATGCCAATCACGGAAGTTGGATAGAACACATATTGAGAGAACTTGAATGGGATGTTGTTTTGAAGTTCAGTCATCACTTTACTGTTTGAAATGATGGCGGTGATCTGATGGGCAGACTTACTCTTGTTCGGGGGAGCTATCGccttcctccagctgctccacctcctgCTCCACGATCTGGTCCTCCTCCTGGGTCTGCGCTTCCTGCACCTCGGGGGCTACGGGAGCCTCAATCTCCTGCTCTGCTACCTCCTCTGAGTCTGCATGGTCCTCCTCACTCAaacccacctcctcctccagtgGAGCTGCCTGCTCCTCAatgacagctgctgctgccgcctcctcctcctcaatgGGAGCTGCCTCCTCCTCGGCTGGAGCTACCTCCTCTTCTGCGACGGCTTCTGCAGGCTCCTGCTCGTTTAGAGGGATATCCTCTGCTTCAGCGGCCgctggctcctcctcctctaccACCTGTTCCGACGGCACCTCCTCAGGGACAGGAGCCGCCGCCACCTCCTCCACTGCTACTGGCTCATCTGCTGCCACCTCCTCCACTGCTACTGGCTCATCTGCTGCCACCTCCTCAAAAACGGGGGCAGCTGGCTCCTCCTCCGCCGCCTGATCCAAGGGCACCTCCTCCGCTTCCTCGACGGGCAGATCCGATGCCGCTTCCTCTACGGCAGGGGCgggctgctcctcctgctgctcggCAGGGACCTCATCCAGGATGGAACCCTCCAGCTGGAAAACACAACGCCACCCAGGTGAGCCTGGCCACACATCACTCtgataacacaaacacacacacacacacacacacacacacacacaataacaggGTCAACCGAACCCAGAGTGTAACCATGTCTGACTCCTGCCATGTCACGGCTTTTCACTAACAGCATCCGTGATATTGAAAAGAACAGTGTATTTATCACGTAAAATGTTATCCTCTTCAACCGGACTACCCCGCTACCTTGTCAGTTGACATTCTCGGATGGTATAGTTGGTCTATACCAATAAAGTTTGAGAAATACTCTCACCAACAAATGCCAATTCTAAATGCTGAACAGGAAACAATGGCTACAAATGGTGGACAATTACAGACTATGTGTGGGACATACACCTCACAAACTATAGGCAATGTTTAGCCATCGATTTTTGACCAACCATAATGTGTGTGCATCACCAGTTTAAGGTCCCTTGCATTTCTTGGATGTTGTCCTGCTAGAGGACTAACTGCGGTTTCTGCATCAGTCATGCAGTCCTCTGTCTTATAACACGTTCGATGCTGCATGAGTGTAATGTCATATTACTGCAAGGCAGGCAGTAATATGAATAAAGGCAGCATCAGCAAAAACCAGCTGCACTTTGCCCTACCACAGACACAATCCCACCTTCAGAATCAATTTCTGTCCACAAATTCCAGAAAGTCCACGGCACCCCCTCTGTCCCCTTACCTCCTAATGGTGTGACCTTTAGACTACATGCTCTTTCAGTCTCGCTGGTCGTGAAACTGAGCGTTTGTATGTGAAGTTACCAATTATCAAAAGCTCACCATTTTCACTCATTCCTCTGTCCCATTAACTCTGTTGCATGGTGCTTCTGTCAATGTGACTTGGCTTGAGTGGCACTGAGGATTGGTGTTAGGAGGTAATAAAAAGCCAGGGTAAGGGTTTGTTTGCATGTACTAAGCATGGCACAGCCAGCCAAGCTTACTCTGTGGTTCATATTCAAACACGTATGGATTTTTACAGAACACTCGCTGCCATTTTAAAGCTCCAGTCACAagcatgtgtttatgttcaGCAAATATTTCAAGGTGAACTACAAATGATTTCAGAGGTCAGCTCTGGATGGCGCTAAAATGGAATCCCTCATTTCGACAAAGGGAAAAGACAAGCCAGTTTCCACATGCCTTCTCTGTCACACCAGGCTTTGCAAGCTTTGCAAGAGCCGATTACTTAGCTATGAAGCTACAAATGATGGGTAGTTGTCTTATGTGTCAGGGCATAACATACAACAATGGCTGCAGTTTAACTGCTCAGTTCACACTGTAACAATGGAGGCTGTTACTAGAACAAAAGCTCCAAGACTCAGGTTTGTCTTCATTAGTTTTTAAAAGAGCTGGTGGCTCATTTTTAGTGCATGGCATTAATGATTTGAGAGGAAAATGTTCCCCTATAGACTCTTTTGCAGCTGTCTCTCATCCACCATGCAGCCAGTTAGCTGACTTGCCTGCAAAAATAAGCCTGAGTCATACACTTTCCAAGAcctgattacattacattattgtcatttaccagatgcgCTTATCCTGAGCAATTTACAATGTGCACCagataaagtggcatgaaaagctgCATCCGTGTCAAACATTGTGCTGAGGGTGCAAGTGTATTCCTAGATCAACATGTACGTGCAACACAGTATACACAAAAGACTGTCCCATTCTAAACACAATGCTAACGTACCCTGAAGTAAATCCCCACATATATCATTACATATAACCCTGACGTACTCTTCCTAATATATAATTGTACATAAGGGGAACAAAAGATCACGTTTAGGTGAGGGGAATGAGATGTAGCCTtaagaggtgggtcttcagtctgtgacagaagATGACCAGTGCCTCCGCTGTTCTGACTGAAACAAGAAGCCTGTCCACCACACAAGGTAccaagacagacacagagtgaacACAGAGGGAACACCAGCGTTGTGAAAGGGGATGCAAGACACCACTGGTAAACAGAGAAGGGAGATCAGGATAGATGAGACATGAGATAATTTGAGGACACTGTGAACCAACCGAACCGCAGCATTCTGAATAAGCTGCAGGGCTTTGATTTCACACGCACCAAGAACAGCAAGGATGGAGCTGAATTAGTCTAGACAGTAGAGAACCAGGGCTTGAAGCAGGACTTAGAGTAGGTGGTAGAATAGGTGCTGAGGAAGGGGCAGATTATAAGGATGTTCTACAGAAAGAACCTGCAGGTCCTACTGACTGTCGCTATGTGGTCCACCTATGTCAGATCGCTGCCAAGCATCACCTCGAGGATCTTGACAGTCTGGGTGTCTGACATCATAGCATTTTTCAGGGTGATGAATAAGCATTTgaataaagaaaacatggcTGGAAAACACAGAAGCTCAGTCTTTGCCAAATTATGCATAACACtgaatttgttatttgtttaagttttaatttttaaaattacaagcacacacaagtcTGCATAAAATCAACTTGAATTCAAATGTTACAACTGCAAGTACCTACTCTGTCTCACATCTTGTCATTCCATTCTCTTCTAACTTTTAAGTGACAATAAACTGACTAAATCCAGTGAGCAGAGATTAATAATATCCACTCCAAGGTAATAATCCCAGAGCAAtttttaataagcatttaaaaagtgaTATTTGCCCTTTATCATGCACAGTAAGTCGTAAAACCATTTCAGTTCCTGTTTAGGCTCCTTTCACAACCCAACAGCTGAAAGTCAAGTTCTGAGTGAACACTGCTGTATTACTCCTGGGCACAGTACTTAACCTACATTTTTTTAGGAAGTccccagctgtatacatgggtGATACGCAAACTATGTGATTCACCCAGGATAAACATACTGGAAAAACAATAATTCAGTAGGTATACATTTTAGTAGATTAAGAGGCATGGAAGTGAATGAAGGTATAGGGGTACAattctttggcttggagtcaaAGTAAGGAGTTGTGCCTTGCCAAGGTtgttgacaccccccccccaccatatCACATATAGGAACAGAAATAAGGAGGAAatagggtggaggagggatgccatgaacaaCTGATATGCAAAGTAGTGAGTGGATTTTTTATACTTGTGGAAGGGTTGGGTTCGTCAATTGTGAAGGGACTGTCTgaaaaccaccccccccccccccacaaatcTTGATTTGGAACTTCAATACTCTTACTACAGCTACAAACAAAAtagtaatagcaataataacCCTAATCCTGCTGTtgccaataaaaacaataatgatagTTTTTACAGGTACAAGAAGAAGGATTCCAGGAGTGTCTCTTTAAATGGTAATTTGGGTGTACTCCCACTGCTCCAGGTGAGGCCTCAAGGTGGGGTGCTTACCTGGCTGACCTGGCTCTGGATGGCCTTCAGCTGGGCCTTCAGCTCAGAGTGCAGGGTCTGAGCCACCGTGCTCTGCTCCTCCAGATTGTGCCGGACCGAGCTCAGCTGCTCCTCAACGGTCACCAGCTGGGCCTTCTGGGCCTCCTCCGCCTCCAGGAGCTCCCTGAAGGGCAAAGAGTAAGAATCAGGGTCAAAGGACAGCGGTCATATCCCAGCCACCACATGACTCAACAAGCAAAGCGTCTTCCGCATTGCCATGCAAATCAAGAACACATGGAGAAATGCCACGTACTCTCCCCGCTTTGGAATTCTATTCAGACATTCTGCACAGCAGCATTACTACTGTACTACTACAAAAAGGGGACATTCCTGCTACTTACTGGATATTCCCTAGTGAATTTACTGGAGACTTGAAgtttgtgaatattttcacTGTTCCTCTGTATTCTGTATTAATACAGAATAATTAACACAACAGTACAAATTAACACAGCAGTATGTGAGGAACTGACATGTTAAAGTAGtagtaaaagttttttttttttaatcaattgtTCACGTGGCCTAACTGTAGGCACTTTCATACCTTTTCTTTGTAAGAGGTTCTGGAGAAGTGCCTGCCTGACGAAGTGTAAAAGTAATACAGAGTGAAGGAATTAcggccattttcttttttgttgcagaCACTTACTTTATGCTTGCAAtgtcctgtgtgctgctctCAAGCTGAGCTTTGTGGACAGCCAAGGACTCCTTCAGCGCCAGGAGCTCGGTGACCTGTTCCTCCAGCTGTGAGGTCAGGGCCCCCACCCGGCTGGCCTGCTCCTCCAAACTGGACTGCGCCGTGGCCAGGCCCCCCGTCAGGCCCTCCACGGTCACAGTCAGATCGGCCTTGGCGCCCACCAGCGCGGCTACCTCCGCCTTGACCACCTCGAACTCCTCGCTCCTGCTCCTCAGCACCCCCTGGAGGAGAGCCAGCTGCTCGGTGGAGACGGCGGCCTGCTGCACCTCCGCCAGCCGCATCTTCATCTCCGTGTGGAGCGACAGCACCTGAGCGGGCAGGTCGGAGGTCTTCAGCTGCTCCGCCGTGGCCAGCGCCACACCCACCTGCTTCTGCGCCTGCACGTACGCCTCTTCCAGAGCGTGGAGCCGGTGTTCCAGGCCCTCTGAGCTGTGGAGCTGCACCAACACATGGCACAACACTTACACTACACTACTGACATTTAGCAAATGTTCTTATCCAAAAtaacttacataggctacatttttttttacatattatccatttatacagctggatatttactgaggcaattctgggtaaagtaccttgcccaagggtacaacagcagtaccccagtggggaatcaaaccagcaaaattttggttatgagtcctactacttaccactatgctagaCTGCCCCCCAGTCTTAGAGCATGCAACTACCACTACCAGGTATTCAGTTCCTGTCCCTCCATACTTCCTTATCACGTAGGTGTTGGTGCCGTCTGCATTACTGAGCTAGTTATgggtgttctgttttagaccacatcccttcaagaatgttcataatgagccaGTAAATCAGAATGCTTGCAGCTTTAACAATGGCCTAAACAGAATGTCTGTGGTATGGCCAAAATAGCCACACCGCTTTGCCAGGAGAAATAAAGCCTCAAACTAGTACAGCTACAATTTTAATGTTGCTATTCTAAAGTTTGAGGTTTTAGAGGAACAAGAGAATCCACATCGAATGTCATTCAAAACCACTCTGCTTTATCCTATTCATATCTTCAAAGCTGATCAGAGCCTACAGATACCTCCTTTGCAAAATGGTAAGTATATGatctgtgttatttcttttcagATGCTGTAGTACACTGTTATTAGACAATGTTTGGTGGTTTCAAATGGGTGGCCTAAACAAACAAAgccacttcctgtcctgtcaGGACCATAGCTTCTATCTCCACTGGGTGAACTAACACTGGGCCA
This portion of the Megalops cyprinoides isolate fMegCyp1 chromosome 7, fMegCyp1.pri, whole genome shotgun sequence genome encodes:
- the LOC118780406 gene encoding fibrous sheath CABYR-binding protein-like, producing MTARHRKGKSNHRHEENSFKHEALEAESRGGNQYALLFILFLMIVIGGATIAWFCLQQHQTITYLADNLMGVQMKMVKLQTFQEEMRKTNEKLHSSEGLEHRLHALEEAYVQAQKQVGVALATAEQLKTSDLPAQVLSLHTEMKMRLAEVQQAAVSTEQLALLQGVLRSRSEEFEVVKAEVAALVGAKADLTVTVEGLTGGLATAQSSLEEQASRVGALTSQLEEQVTELLALKESLAVHKAQLESSTQDIASIKELLEAEEAQKAQLVTVEEQLSSVRHNLEEQSTVAQTLHSELKAQLKAIQSQVSQLEGSILDEVPAEQQEEQPAPAVEEAASDLPVEEAEEVPLDQAAEEEPAAPVFEEVAADEPVAVEEVAADEPVAVEEVAAAPVPEEVPSEQVVEEEEPAAAEAEDIPLNEQEPAEAVAEEEVAPAEEEAAPIEEEEAAAAAVIEEQAAPLEEEVGLSEEDHADSEEVAEQEIEAPVAPEVQEAQTQEEDQIVEQEVEQLEEGDSSPEQEE